DNA sequence from the Hemibagrus wyckioides isolate EC202008001 linkage group LG20, SWU_Hwy_1.0, whole genome shotgun sequence genome:
cttcagggatctagtggagtccatgccttgatgggttagagctattttggcagcaaaagggggaccaacacaaaattagacaggtggttataatgctatggctgatcagtgtatattaaataTGAAGTTTCTCTTTGCTGTAGGGAGTATAAAATTTTCCCTTTTTCTGTTCTTTGCTTAAGCAGTCTAATAAACCTACTTGACCTTCAGGCAACGAAATAAAAAACTGATAAACCGGACACATAATCTCCTTGTGATTTGTCAACCCCTGATGTCGTAGGCAGCATTGTGATACAGCTTTGAGCATAGATTCACTAATCTGCTTTGTATTTGTGTTGGCATTACCTTAAATTCTTAGTGGTGCTTAGAGTAAATAAGTCTTTGTCGGGTGCATGCTTAATGAAGTGTCTGTCTGCTGATTTGTCCTTGCAGTTTCACAATACTTTATATTTCCATCCCTAGGAAACTGCTATCGAGTGACCGCAACCCTCCCATAGATGATCTGATAAAGTCTGGTATTCTGCCTATTCTTGTGCACTGCCTAGATAGGGATGACAAGTAAGACTGATGTCCTGTCTTCTAGCTATAGCTGTTTTGGAAATTCAGATCACTGAACTTTTGCCTTTTTGTCCTATAGTCCATCTCTGCAGTTTGAGGCAGCCTGGGCTTTGACCAACATCGCTTCAGGGACCTCAGAGCAAACACAGGCAGTGGTGCAGTCCAGTAAGTGTTCTGGCTGCTGTgcatttaatttcattcatgTTTGGCCTAAATATCCTAACTGATGTTATATTTTAATGCCCCGTATTTTGTTTAGCTCAGCCGCACAATATGTTAAACTGTTAAGTTTAAGGGTTTTTGATGTTATAATGCAATTCTCAGTCAATGGATCAGATCTTAACTAGCAAGAATGTTTACGAAGTTGGCTTGATGGGTTTTATCCCCCTCCAAGGAGGGGTGATTCTTCGGAATTTAGAGACTGCATGTTCACTACAATGTTGGCCTTGATATGAGTCATCCCTGTGAGACAGAAATGTCTGAGTCATGCTGtcttgtgttctctctctctctttctctctctcttttttttttctttctctttctctgtgtacaCAGATGCAGTTCCCCTGTTCCTAAGGCTGCTCCACTCTCCCCACCAGAATGTGTGTGAGCAAGCTGTGTGGGCTTTGGGCAATATAATCGGTAAGTCACAGGTTCACCATCTATGCCTGTGAGCCGTCAGTCTCTCCCTGCACTTTCTTAGGGTTTTGCATAATGTTGGGGAAAATGCCTTCCGagtaatataaatgtatatgggattgttgtttttattaagtAAGTTGTAATGGATTTCTTTACTGTTTTCTGTGACAAACCTTTTAGTTTGTTTGAGAAGCTCAAGCAAAGTACAAAATGATTGAAACATTATAATCAACATTTTAGCAAGAACTTGGACAAACCGTTACTGTTAATCTGTAGTTGTTAGTGTTTAGAAGCTAAAAGTAATGCTTTGATAtattgcctaatattgtgttctcACTGAAAGCCCTTTGCATTAGCCTAGGTAACAAAGTGAATTAAAGGAACCTTAGCTTTTGTTGTAGCTATTAAGCAAGCAACTTGTGTTATGATCATACACATGCTGATACTGAAACCTGGCAATTAAACACAACGTCTGCAAGATGCCCAAGAGGTGTGTTTAGTAAGCACCGCTGAGTTGATTCGGGTGTTATGTTCTCTTAGGTGATGGTCCCCAGTGCAGGGACTATGTGATCAGCCTAGGTGTTGTCAAGCCCCTGCTGTCCTTCATCAGCCCATCCATTCCCATCACCTTCTTGCGCAATGTCACCTGGGTCATGGTAAACCTGTGTCGCCACAAGGATCCACCTCCACCCATGGAGACCATCCAGGAGGTATGTGTGGGGTGACTGTAGACagctagtcatcacaatttgtgAGATTTTAAGAAAGATCCAAATTGGCTTCTGTGATAAATTTAATGCTGAATAATGTACACTCAACAAGGAAAATATTTGCATAGGATTGAAATACATGTATTGTTTTAAGATTCTAATGCTATACccatatttttgttgtttatttacacaGATCCTGCCTGCCCTGTGTGTCCTGATTCATCACACAGATGTCAATGTAAGTTCTGTGTCACAAGATCTATGCCAAGCATTCTTGTTTTGTCTGGTTGTACGTGTTTGTATGCATCACAGAAATTGTGCATGACTTTATGTTGAGTGTAATATAAGGTGTGCTTTGGTTGAGCAGATCCTTGTGGACACAGTGTGGGCTCTGTCTTATCTGACTGATGCTGGCAATGAGCAGATCCAGATGGTCATTGACTCTGGCATTGTTCCTCACCTGGTACCCCTCCTTAGCCACCAGGAGGTCAAAGTTCAGGTGAGTTAAATGCATTGTCAAATAGTTTTGACAGATAAGAGATTGTTGCTCCACCAATGTACCTTTCATGCTTATTACAGagttaaataaatcttttatttattaatgaatcacACGCCTTTAATGTTTAAGTTTAATGTTGTGAAGCATCCAGGAAACGAATGAGTcgaaaatttatattttcacTATCAGCAGTCATTTCCTGCTTGAGTTTAgtagaagaaataaaatgcagattgtcatgttaataagaaaatggaaaagtgACTAGAAGTCTCATATTACAGTTGTGTCAGAGGATTAATGTTTTCATAAGGCTGTCTTTCTCCTTTAGACTGCAGCGCTGCGTGCAGTGGGGAACATTGTGACTGGCACAGACGAACAAACACAGGTGGTGTTGAACTGTGATGCCCTGAGTCACTTCCCTTCTTTGCTTGCACACCccaaggaaaaaataaacaaggtaCACACCCACAGTTActgagttattattatttgaatacCTATTTGCATAGAGGCATTTCAGTTTTCATGTTTGTTGCAGACATAGCATTGGAAATGATGATATTGGAGACTTGGCActtgtgtgtttgatgtgtgcaTGGTTTTTTGACTTTGATTAGCTTTAATACAGGCCACAGAAGGAAGTGACACCCTGGATGAAGATCTGTCAAGGAACAacgctgagagagagagatctagaTGATCATTAGTCATTATGGTTAATAACAGAATGGTACTTTAGGCAGTTTCTAAAGGGTGGGATGGGGTTttaagtgtgcatgtgtgtgtggtttgttcaGCTGATGGACTGGGAGTGCTTGAGACCACTGAGTCATTGTAGAAAAAGGAGTGCATCTGAGGCTCATCACATAAACGGAGGCTATTCCGTGATTGTGCCGATGATTAAAGCCTCAAAACTGCTCCTATCCACAGCTCTGAATGTGCCGctgtcttgctcaggggctgtGGGTCGTCTCACAGCTTCCTGCATTCTGATCCAACACTACCCTTTTAATTTTAAAGGCTTGTACAGAACAATTATAAACTATTAAATGTCAAACATCGACAATGCAGTAACCCGAATTTAATTCCTCTCTTCCAGGAGGCAGTGTGGTTCCTGTCCAATATCACAGCTGGGAACCAACAGCAGGTCCAGGCAGTTATTGATGCCGGTCTGGTGCCTATGATCATCCATCTGCTCGACAAGGTGCCTGAATCTCTATTCATTCAGATTTTGTCTATAGGCATCGCATGATGTGCTTTAATCTGCTTTCTTGCAACAGTTAACTGTGGCCTAGTATCTTTCTTACATTGCCCATGTGTTGCTTTAAAAGACACATTCCTATCAAaaatgtgttgttgtttttttttttgcttttcaaaGAAAGTAATATGCCTTATGTGTGTTGATGGAAAAGTTAcaaatcattaaattatttaagGTCTAATATGTAATTTACTCTCGCAGGGAGATTTTGGCACTCAGAAAGAGGCAGCTTGGGCCATCAGTAACCTTACAATCAGTGGCAGAAAAGACCAGGTAAGCCACTTCCAATTGTTTGTGCCCAAACATATGTGGACTCCTGACCTGGTTCATTCCCAAACTCTTGGCACAAAGCATGCAGTTTTATAAAATGTCTCTTCATGCTGTAGCATTAGTTGAGCTGAGGGATCCAGTGTGacagtgcccctgtgcacaGAGCATGAGCTCCATAAAACCCTAGCTTGCCAAGGTTGGCGCATTAGAACTCGAGTAGCCTGCAGAGATAGTACACAGGCCTTTTCACTCTAAAATCTGTGGCTGATTAATGCTTTTGTGGCTAAAGGAACACAATTTCCCACAGAGGCACTCCAAAATGTAGTGAAATACCTTCCCAGAATGGGTTTTGGTTATTATACGTACAAAAGGGGTTAAATATGGAATGGCATGTTTAGGATGCACATACAaatgtaatggacaggtgtctGCAAACTATTGACCATGTTGTATAAGTTTTATGTAGGGATTTAGCTCCTATGTTATGCTATCCCTTGTCTAGGTGGCGTATCTGATCCAGCAGCAGGTCATTCCACCATTCTGTAACCTACTGACAGTCAAGGATGCTCAGGTGGTGCAGGTGGTTCTGGATGGACTGAGCAATATTCTGAAAATGGCTGATGAAGAGGCAGAGACCATCGCCAATCTgattgaggagtgtggaggtgagGAATAAATAGTTCTTTGTTGGTCGCTacatcacatttattttaaatctcgAATCTGATTCAGCAGGtaattagttttctataacagaatgAAATCACACCGCGTAAAGATCTTGTTCGTTTTGCAAGCTCAATCGTAAAATGACCCATTCAAagccttactttatttatttatttttggggtACAGTGCTGTGAATTGTTTACTTGCTTTTGAGCATAATGGCCTTTTTATTTACCTGCAAGTGCACCTACATACACAGTTATAAAGTAATCCTTGCATCAGATGCTCTGAACCTGAATCCATGACAactttttaaatatgtaaatcaTTGATGACGATCTTGTTTATTTTGAGTTCAGAgtcatttttcttgttttgtctgATTTCAATTTCTGCCTCATTTGAGGAATTTAAGGTATGTGTAATATTTTGAATAGACTTTGTGATTCATCCTTTACCCTTGCTCTTTTGTGTAGGACTGGAAAAAATTGAACAGCTGCAGAATCATGAGAATGAGGACATCTACAAACTGGCTTACGAAATCATTGATCAGTTCTTCTCGTCTGAGGATGTAAGTTTTGCTTGTAGAGAGACCTGGAAGACATGAGTGTTAATGTATATAGGATTCACTGTTGAGTACCCCAGGTTTtagaagtgatttatttttccacttAATCACAGAAGTGTATAAGAGGGGATAAATGTTAATAATCTGTCTTCAAATAAGTATTTTAATGCCACCCATTAAAAAGAAGGGAAGGGGTTTGTTAATTGAGTTGGCATTCATATCTCCACAGATTGATGAGGACTCTAGTCTGGTTCCAGAGTCCATCCAAGGTGGAACATACGGATTTAATTCATCAGCCAATGTGCCAGCAGAGGGATTCCAGTTCTAGAAGGGTGACATGAAATCTGGAGATTTGTTTGCGATGCAGCACTCTaacatgtacaaaaaaaattaattaggagagaaagagagaagtgcGCGAATGTGAGAAATTAGATCCATTGTGCTTGGCTCATGGGATCCATGGCTGCATCTAATCCAAGAGAAATTGTGTGGATTTCGTTTGGCATCCTGGCGTGAATCCAGTCCAAATGAAGTATGTGACGGCGAGTGGGTGCGAGTGAGAATGAGTGGGCTACTAAATGTTGCAAAAACACAACCATCTACACCGAATGCGTTCAGAGAACATTTCGCGAAATGTCACACAAATATCAGGACGTGTCTACCAAACGACAACAAAAGCAAATCggcacaacaaaaaaacaaaaacaaaacacaacacggGGAGAAACAAGATGTTGCAACCTAGCAATTGGAGAGAATGACACAGACAAAACCTCTGAACAAgaatatacaaacaaacaaaaacaaacaaaatgaactgAGCAGCGGGAGGTGACATAACAGTTGGCGTCTCCCCTCCCCACAATGGGCCCCGCTGTGAGAGGTGTGTGCGAGTGAGCCGTTTTTGCGTATGAATGTATGGACCTGGGGCCGAGGGCGCGGAGCTTACCTCAGAAATCTCTAACTTTCGGCGCATGTCGTTCCTTGACTGCGCTACTTGTGCAAAGTCAGCAGACGaatgagtgtgcgtgtgtttgtgtgtgtgagagagagggagagagagtgagtgcgtgtgactGACTGGAGGCTGTGTCAGACAAGGCTGAATGTGGACGCATGTGGAGAGTCACCATCAAAATACTAAAAGGAGCGTAAATACAAAGTagtatggaaaaataaaataaaggaaagcaaaaaaaaaagagagagaagtaaaCAGCAAGGAAGAAGCGGCTGatcagaaaagaagaaaaaaaattaaaacttaaagaataaaaaaaaagtcaagcaACAGCAatgatttaaaattaaaaaaaaaaaaaaaaagacatcaggtttctttttgttttcttttctttttaaatgacaCTGGACTAGACTCTTAAGAGGAGAAATGGAGGGCTGTCGTGTTTAAAAATGATGCACTCTGTAGCTTTTGGGATTTGCTTTTAGTCTCCAGtgttttacactttattttagCTTCCGGATATATtttcagtgtttgtgtagaaCTGCAGTTTAACCCTCACAGTCCTTCAATACAAGTACCACTGTAGTtttgcctttttcttttctttcttttcctttttttattttttagaacaAGCTTGCAAGCACCCATTCTTATTTTTCAATACTCTGTATTACTCTTCTGCATGatatatttgttctttttatttttttcttgtagGTTCTCTGTAGAGCCCTTGCACCTTTGGTGGAAATAAATGGAGAAATATGGCCATTTTTATGTAAAGTCATGGAAATTTCAGTCTTTACATGTGCTGAAATGCAAAATAGTTTTATGGGTTTTTACTTCTGTTAGCAAATtactttatccttttttttttttttttttttttttaatttgtaaattGCTTTTTATACATTATGTCTATTTCCCCCCATCCCCTTGCTCAACACTCAGTGCCCACCTGATCGATTCAGTCGAATCAGTTTTGCATACACACTTCAGGACGGTGTGTGGTGAGTGCAGATGTAGAACTGGCACGCGTATCCCATCAAACTATATGcataatacaaatacaatagaaatctttttttttctttttcttttttttttttacacgtgTATATATAGATAGTCCTAATTAATGTCAAGCCACATTAGAGGTGTAATCCTTCATGATAGTTTCAATGATTTGAAATAAACGACCTGCCTCTTATTTTGGGGTGTTGTTTTTGGGAGGAAATGATTTTCATAGCGTCACGCTCCAGCTCCCTGAAGTCTCTGGTGTCCTACAGACTGCTGTCTGGTGCCTTCTTTCTAGAGCACAagtaaaaggagaaaaaaaaatgcatgaacAAAACAGTGGTGTTCTTGAGTACACAATGTTGTCATTTTTCCCTTCTAggtcctttttattttttggaatttttattattattttttttgtgttgaaattTCACAACACTGTAGAGATGGATTACTCTTTGTGGTCATAACCTTCTGTTGGACATAGGGTATATGTGCAGCATTCCTCAAAGATGCGATTTCATATGTGCAGCATTAGCAAAAATGGGGAAATCATTGAAATTAGATGATATGCTTAACCTGTTGACCATATGACTACAGGCTAAGTTTCTTtgatgaaataaatattgaaaccatacttttttgtcttgttaatgTTCTGCGGAATAGAagaaattttgtttaaaatatttttaactctggttttttatttgtataacatcTAATGACCGACATTGTCATTAAATAGGTCTATAGAAATCCAGATGCATTTTAATGAGCCAGAGGTGACCAGCATAGAGACATCTAGAGGATGACCCTGTTAGAGGAAACCATAAGCCTCTTCTGTGCAACACTGAGTTTCGAAGTCTATAGGTGTAGAAGAGTTATGTCAGGAAATGTAACGTGTTCTATATGAGCAGGTTATTAATAACTGTTCTTGGCAGTCTTTATAATTACAAAGGCAGTTCTTGGGTAGAACACCTAACGTGTCCAGGTCAGATCCATTGAAGCAAGGGTAAGACTAGGGCATAAATCTTTAGTGTAATACTTTCTAAAGCAACAGGAGGCGAgtgatgaaataaaatgcaGAATATAACACAGTAGTAGTTATCAGGATTGCATCTTAGCACTGTTATGAGCTGTAGTAAGGTTCTCTTTTCTAAACCCATGTTCATGAGTAGTTATTGGTAAAGAGATAATATCATGGCCGCTTGAGTTGACATTTGAACCCACGGTGGGGTTGGTGCACAAAATAGACAATTATTTAAACCCCATTTGCACTTTTTCTCAATTTTAAAGTGGAAGATTTGATTAATATATTATGGTCGAGTTCTCCTGAAGTACACTTATGTTGAGACACACTAATTTCCAAAAGCTCATTTAAACTTAACAGGGACTGATAACATCTCAGAATGTCCCTTCATGTGGCCTTTTTCTAACTTGAGGAGAATTGAAATCCACTATAACAATAAAATTTTGAAATTATAATGGAATATGATCTTTTTAAAACCCTTCTGGGATTAGCTCAGAGGTTTGATGCGAGTGCTTCAGGACTCATCCAGGAGGGCTTTCTAATCGGGATACAGACTTCCCTTCAAAGAGCtgcttattattttgttttgagtCTTCACTAATTGGTGAGCGTGAAAGATGCCCAAGCATTTCTACTGTTCAGAATTTTCAAGTCCAAAATGAAACACAAATTACAGAAAACAGCAAGTGTCTGatcttaatgttattttttattttgatgctGCTGCAGCATTTTACaaagcatttaaataaaactctaGTAGCATCACTATTTATAATTTAGTTATGAGGTCTGCGTTAATCCTAGCACTTACAAATTACTATTAGAATAGGAGCTTGTTTGAAGTTATAGGCACtgctgggattcgaacccaggatctCCTGTTTACTAGACAGGCGCTTTAACCAACTAAGCCACAGCACCACAGGCTCCTGTGCGCTGTTGTACCTTTCCACCGATCCTCTTACCAAGTTAGTAGTTAAACATGATTTAGCTAACTAAGTCACATTTCCATGCTCTTTAGTGAGTAATCCCTTTTTTTTAGCTTTCCTCCTCAGGCAGGTTTTCTATGTTGCCACCTGTTTGCCCTCATCAGGGGTACAGTTGCATCAGGGTTCAAATGTTGCTGCAGGAAAATAAGTCACTTTGAGCAGCGAAGACCTTCAGTCATCTTATACATGAAGGGAGACTAATGTTTTTTCACATGACTAAAGTTAGACAGCATTTACATTTTGGCaaacgcccttatccagaacgacttttatcaccttttttttaaatacagctgagcaattgagtgttaaaggagaagttcacttccagaacaaaaatctataaataattgactcacccccttgtcatccaagatgttcatgtctttctctcttcagtAGATAAGAGAAAGCTAGATAAGTTaagctagataagagccttcttccttggctgggatcatttagagctctttgaagctgcatttaaactgcattttggaagctTGAACTCaggggcaccattgaagtccactacaTGGACAAAACAACATCACTTcttttacgactgaagaaagaaagacatgaacatcttgaaTAACAAGAGGGTGAGTAAATTTGTAGATTTTTCTTCTGgtagtgaacttctcctttaagggcccagcagcatGCCCATGCTTCCACAGAAAAAGTCCTAGTGTTCCAGAGAAAAGCAACCTGTCTGACCAGGCACACACATCAAGGCACtgctgggattcgaacccaggagcTCCTGTTTACTAGACAGGCGCTTTAACCAACTAAGCCACAGCGCCCAATAAATTGCGCCACTTACAtagtgaaattaaaataaacaatcgCAAAACTGGTGTTTTGACAGAGTGAACTTAATTCAGGGGCACTGGCCATTTTGTATAACTCCTTACAAACCTTTGAGAGAAACTCAACTTGCCTGAAGAGACATGGTTTCAAAGGCACTGCTGATTTTCAAAGGCAGGATCTCTTATTTGCTACATAGAAGCCTAAGCTGCAGCAACAAAATACTTAGATGATTATCTCACATTTCCACTGTACCTCTGAACAGACTAGTTCTGCATGTTACTACTTGTTATTATCCTTtttatggaaaaatataaatTGCTGTATTAATCCTATTACAATTGAAATGGTGAGACTCAGACAATATGTATTTTTGCCCAAACAATTATTGTCCTTGACCAAACCTAATAATTACGAGTGCGTTGACAGACTTGCATTGTATTACCTTTCCCGCCCGAACCTTATAGTGTGTCCCAAAATTCTCCATACATAGGagaaattaacatttttttaaaatgaaaatgtcttacaaaacataattaattaatttatattgtCTGTATTTGAAGAGCAATTACATGCATAACAGCATATGTGTAAACACAATCTCATCATGAATGGGTGAGatgacacagtgtgtgtttgcaatGAAATAGCAATCATGTCCATTTATGGAAACTTTTGGAACAACCTGTTGTACTTACAACTCTTTACAGATCTACCGAGCCTACCAATCCAAAGAGATGCAACTGACTATACCAGTTCCACCTGTTACCACTTTTTATTGTCCtctatatgaataaatatgaagttAGGACCTAGGACAATCAAAATGTCAGGACCTGCATTGACATTGTAGATTTGGCCAAAGTATTTTGTCACATTGCTTATTAAactaagattcaagattcatagaactttattaatcccagggggaaattatttaaaaagagcataattttatattttataactaTACTTAGTTCTTAGAAATGAGTTGTGTTTAGTTACATTTATCACCTTGGACATCAGGGAGCTCTGCATGGGCATAGTCTATTTTATATTAGTCCTAGTACATCCCATAGAAAAGGAGCTTGTTTTGAAGATGTAAGATTCAAACACAGGATCTCCTCTTGACTAGACAGGCGTCAAGTACAGTGTGTTCTAGCAAACAAGACACTTTTACGGAGATGTccggttttttttttgcatgtcatGCTGCTCATCAAGGAGTTCTGCAGGGGAATTTTAGTACTTACTAGTTTCAGTAGTCTCAACAAACTGTGGTGTTAACTATAAACTCCCCCTTCTCTAGCTTTTAACTCAGTTTTCTTTAGCTCAGTTAATGTAGCTTTTTGTAAGCTTCATTGTGTTCTAACGGCACACAAGACATGAGGTATCTGCGTTATATTATTCTAGAGAAAAGTCTTATAGAAGGCACtgctgggattcgaacccaggatctCCTGTTTACTAGACAGGCGCTTTAACCAACTAAGCCACAGCGCCACTATGACTAGGGTTTACGTTTTCTTGAAGCCATGAAGACCTGCAGCCCTGAAAAGCAGCACAGTTTAGACAGCATGTACTTTTACATAAACATCAGCCATTCTAGACTAGtcctaataat
Encoded proteins:
- the kpna4 gene encoding importin subunit alpha-3; translated protein: MNDNEKLDNQRLKNFKNKGRDLETMRRQRTEVVVELRKNKRDEHLLKRRNVPNEDICDDSDVDGDFRTQNTSLEAIVQNATSDNQGIQLSAVQAARKLLSSDRNPPIDDLIKSGILPILVHCLDRDDNPSLQFEAAWALTNIASGTSEQTQAVVQSNAVPLFLRLLHSPHQNVCEQAVWALGNIIGDGPQCRDYVISLGVVKPLLSFISPSIPITFLRNVTWVMVNLCRHKDPPPPMETIQEILPALCVLIHHTDVNILVDTVWALSYLTDAGNEQIQMVIDSGIVPHLVPLLSHQEVKVQTAALRAVGNIVTGTDEQTQVVLNCDALSHFPSLLAHPKEKINKEAVWFLSNITAGNQQQVQAVIDAGLVPMIIHLLDKGDFGTQKEAAWAISNLTISGRKDQVAYLIQQQVIPPFCNLLTVKDAQVVQVVLDGLSNILKMADEEAETIANLIEECGGLEKIEQLQNHENEDIYKLAYEIIDQFFSSEDIDEDSSLVPESIQGGTYGFNSSANVPAEGFQF